In Silene latifolia isolate original U9 population chromosome X, ASM4854445v1, whole genome shotgun sequence, the following proteins share a genomic window:
- the LOC141618663 gene encoding protein FAR1-RELATED SEQUENCE 5-like codes for MGDGSSTNSSTITRRVKITRIGCRAYVGFALLHGLDGPAMIDEFSEVHNHRLTSVCNRDLDKISRSLDMFQKTLILDNSKLNIGAGLTFRQVKELVNGYENIGATLIDFKNFQRDIKCYIGLRDADLFIDRLEKLKATQPQFYFAYDVDPQNRLTKFFWADATYLLKIIVPQLSDSNYHCSMSSSFTRLFNNNVTAFPSVFKTARHRYCMWHITQKITDKVGSRSAETRTSLLASTPLFGTRYGAVGVRIEVAKVISDFELEDNDWLTTMFDDRHP; via the exons ATGGGTGATGGTTCGTCCACAAATAGTAGTACGATTACACGGCGAGTTAAAATCACAAGAATTGGATGCCGAGCATACGTCGGTTTTGCCCTTCTACATGGCCTTGATGGCCCAGCTATGATTGACGAGTTTTCTGAAGTCCACAATCATCGTCTCACCTCTGTCTGTAACAGAGATCTCGATAAGATTTCACGATCCCTTGATATGTTCCAGAAGACGCTTATCTTGGACAACTCCAAGTTGAATATTGGCGCTGGATTGACCTTTAGACAGGTTAAGGAACTTGTCAATGGGTATGAAAATATCGGTGCTAcattgatagattttaagaactttcaaagAGATATCAAGTGCTACATTGGGTTAAGAGATGCTGACCTTTTCATCGATCGACTCGAGAAACTCAAAGCAACCCAACCCCAGTTCTACTTCGCCTATGATGTTGATCCGCAAAACCGTCTAACAAAGTTCTTTTGGGCTGATGCTACAT acTTACTTAAGATTATTGTACCACAACTTTCTGACTCCAACTACCACTGTTCCATGTCTTCCTCTTTTACAAGGTTATTCAATAACAATGTCACT GCTTTCCCTTCTGTTTTCAAGACAGCTAGGCATcgttattgtatgtggcatattacaCAAAAGATCACGGACAAAGTTGGTTCAAGATCTGCAGAGACACGGACTTCCTTGCTCGCTTCAACGCCGTTGTTTGGGACCCGATATGGAGCCGTCGGAGTTCGAATAGAAGTGGCGAAGGTCATTTCAGATTTCGAGCTGGAagataatgattggttgactacaaTGTTCGACGACAGACACCCTTAG